From a single Vibrio tubiashii genomic region:
- a CDS encoding LysR family transcriptional regulator → MNNYKLLPALNALLQTQSLTEAAKKLNVTQPAMSRTLGQIRDAFGDPILVRDGKEFVLTNRAQELKQTLPNLLKQMDALYQHSDFKLEDIERRFHIGFDSFVSGAALPEIAKLVTTDCPNASILGSIIDNGQLEALATSSLDVVATMAVDVPNHIHGKRIASDHYVVIGSKQSLGQSNTISLHEYFVAKHIQVSGLGDKTREVDGVFKKREHQRVIFAVMPDLQSAAQLLEVSSNIMTVPSHIAAALCQQYGLQTVALPFQLPEHHYYLLWHEKHHKDPAHRWFRQQCFRLIKMHFDN, encoded by the coding sequence ATGAATAACTACAAACTCCTGCCCGCTTTAAATGCACTGCTTCAAACACAGAGCCTTACGGAAGCGGCTAAAAAGCTGAATGTGACTCAACCGGCAATGAGTCGAACACTCGGTCAAATACGAGATGCTTTTGGCGATCCCATTTTAGTTCGAGACGGAAAGGAGTTTGTGTTAACCAATAGAGCGCAAGAGCTAAAACAGACCTTGCCTAACCTACTGAAACAGATGGACGCGCTTTATCAACATTCTGATTTTAAGCTCGAAGACATTGAACGGCGCTTTCACATTGGGTTTGACTCGTTTGTCTCAGGCGCTGCGCTCCCCGAGATCGCAAAGCTCGTCACGACAGACTGTCCGAACGCTTCTATTCTAGGTTCGATTATCGACAACGGACAGCTAGAAGCGCTTGCCACTAGCTCTCTTGATGTCGTAGCCACAATGGCGGTTGATGTTCCCAATCATATTCATGGCAAACGTATCGCCAGTGACCATTATGTTGTAATCGGGTCAAAGCAGAGCTTAGGACAAAGTAACACGATATCTTTGCATGAGTATTTTGTAGCGAAACATATTCAAGTGAGTGGATTAGGTGACAAGACCCGCGAGGTGGATGGCGTGTTTAAGAAACGCGAACACCAAAGAGTCATCTTTGCGGTAATGCCTGATTTACAGAGTGCTGCTCAGCTTCTGGAAGTGAGTAGCAATATCATGACTGTCCCGAGCCATATTGCAGCAGCGTTGTGCCAACAGTATGGGTTGCAAACAGTGGCGCTGCCCTTTCAACTTCCAGAGCACCATTATTATTTGTTGTGGCACGAGAAACATCATAAGGATCCCGCGCACAGGTGGTTTCGACAACAGTGCTTTCGCTTAATTAAAATGCACTTTGATAATTAG
- a CDS encoding GNAT family N-acetyltransferase → MNLTITPVLPEHDQAICEIIQKVGAEFGAVGEGYGPSDAEVSNMSQHYTLENKSLYLVAKLDGKIVGGCGLAPFSSSDKVCELKKLFLLPDSRGLGLGRKLVSACLDFAREQGFESCYLDTLSNMNAAVRMYETFGFEHLSQPLEGTEHNSCDVWMLKEL, encoded by the coding sequence ATGAATCTAACAATCACTCCTGTTCTTCCTGAGCACGACCAAGCAATATGCGAAATTATTCAGAAGGTTGGCGCAGAATTTGGCGCTGTTGGTGAGGGTTATGGTCCTTCAGATGCCGAAGTGAGCAACATGAGCCAGCACTATACCCTTGAGAATAAGTCACTCTATCTTGTCGCTAAACTAGACGGAAAAATTGTCGGCGGATGCGGACTCGCCCCATTTTCAAGTAGTGACAAAGTCTGCGAGCTAAAGAAGCTGTTCCTTCTACCGGATAGCAGAGGGCTCGGTTTGGGCAGAAAACTAGTTTCTGCTTGTCTCGACTTCGCTCGTGAACAAGGGTTCGAATCTTGCTATCTCGACACCTTATCCAATATGAATGCTGCGGTGCGAATGTATGAAACGTTTGGGTTTGAGCACTTATCCCAACCACTGGAAGGCACTGAGCACAACAGTTGCGATGTCTGGATGCTAAAAGAGCTGTAA
- the pheS gene encoding phenylalanine--tRNA ligase subunit alpha, giving the protein MQHLEEIIANANAAIEAADSLVALDEVRVQYLGKKGELTAQLQSLGKLPPEERREAGQEINKAKGVVQQAIAARKDALQRAELEAKLAAETIDVTLPGRRIENGGLHPVTRTVERIEQFFGELGFNTESGPEIEDAFHNFDALNIAEDHPARTDHDTFFFNPDLMLRTHTSGVQIRTMENGKPPFRFIAPGRVYRNDYDQTHTPMFHQVEGMLVDENVNFAQLKGILHDFLCNFFEEEVEVRFRPSYFPFTEPSAEVDVKGKNGKWLEVLGCGMVHPNVLRSVGIDPEKYSGFAFGMGVERLTMLRYGVNDLRAFFENDLRFLKQFK; this is encoded by the coding sequence ATGCAACATCTAGAAGAGATCATTGCTAACGCGAATGCAGCAATTGAAGCCGCAGATTCGTTAGTCGCACTTGATGAAGTGCGTGTTCAGTATCTAGGCAAAAAAGGTGAGCTAACAGCTCAACTTCAAAGCCTAGGTAAACTACCACCAGAAGAGCGCCGTGAAGCTGGTCAAGAGATCAACAAAGCGAAAGGCGTTGTTCAACAGGCTATCGCAGCTCGTAAAGATGCACTACAACGTGCCGAGCTAGAAGCGAAGCTTGCAGCAGAAACAATCGACGTGACTCTACCGGGTCGTCGTATCGAGAACGGCGGTCTACACCCTGTGACTCGTACTGTTGAGCGTATTGAACAGTTCTTTGGTGAGCTAGGCTTTAACACTGAGTCTGGTCCTGAGATTGAAGATGCATTCCACAACTTTGATGCACTAAACATCGCAGAAGATCACCCAGCGCGTACTGACCACGACACGTTCTTCTTTAACCCAGATCTAATGCTACGTACTCACACGTCTGGCGTTCAGATCCGTACGATGGAAAATGGCAAACCACCATTCCGCTTCATCGCACCGGGCCGTGTTTACCGTAACGACTACGACCAAACGCACACGCCAATGTTCCACCAAGTGGAAGGCATGCTAGTAGACGAGAACGTAAACTTCGCGCAGCTTAAAGGCATTCTGCACGACTTCCTATGTAACTTCTTTGAAGAAGAAGTTGAAGTTCGTTTCCGTCCTTCTTACTTCCCATTCACTGAGCCTTCAGCTGAAGTAGATGTGAAAGGGAAGAACGGCAAATGGCTTGAAGTTCTAGGTTGTGGCATGGTTCACCCTAACGTACTTCGCAGCGTTGGCATCGACCCTGAGAAATACTCTGGTTTCGCATTTGGTATGGGCGTTGAGCGTCTGACTATGCTTCGTTACGGCGTAAACGATCTTCGTGCGTTCTTCGAGAACGACCTTCGTTTCCTAAAACAGTTCAAGTAA
- the pheT gene encoding phenylalanine--tRNA ligase subunit beta, translating to MKFSESWLREWVNPAVSTDELTHQITMAGLEVDDVLPVAGSFTGVKVGKVVECGQHPDADKLRVTKVDVGAEELLDIVCGASNCRLGIKVAVATVGAVLPGDFKIKKAKLRGQPSHGMLCSFSELGIDVESDGIMELAEDAAIGTDFREFLGLDDVTVDVDLTANRADCFSIRGMAREVGVLNRADVTEPAVNPVAPAIDDTVSIEVKATAACPRYLGRVVKNVNVQAETPLWMQEKLRRCGIRSIDPVVDITNFVLLEQGQPMHAFDLAKIEGGIVVRMAEQGEKLTLLDGNEAELNADTLVVADHNKALAIAGIFGGEESGVTTETKDVLLECAFFAPDHIRGRARSYGLHTDSSMRFERGVDFALQTSAMERATELLVEICGGEVAPVVAVESEADLPKANTVSLRRTKLDSLLGHHIADSDVVEILERLGLTVETTDAGWTATAPTWRFDIAIEQDLIEEVGRIYGYDNIPNQNPAAALKMHVHVEANIPLKRVRNLLVDRGYQEAITYSFVEPEQQKLVVPGVEPLILPFPISADMSAMRLGLIQGLLNTVVHNQKRQQPRVRLFEYGLRFIPCESAENGMRQEPMLAGVIAGTRSEEHWDIETNTVDFFDLKGDLEAVLELTANEAAYSFAALSAEDKAANPALHPGQSAAIIVDGKQVGVIGTVHPELERKFGLNGRTIVFEVEWSAISTKVIPEAVQLSKFPSNRRDIAVVVDEAVASGDIVAACLEQGGEFLKDAKLFDVYVGKGVEEGKKSLAIALTLQSVERTLEDADIAGAVDAIVAHVSEKFGASLRD from the coding sequence ATGAAATTTAGCGAATCTTGGCTTCGTGAGTGGGTAAACCCTGCGGTATCGACTGACGAACTTACACACCAAATCACAATGGCGGGTCTAGAAGTAGACGACGTACTACCTGTTGCTGGTTCTTTCACTGGCGTTAAAGTAGGTAAAGTGGTTGAGTGTGGTCAACACCCAGACGCTGACAAACTACGTGTAACTAAAGTAGATGTTGGCGCTGAAGAACTTCTAGACATCGTTTGTGGAGCATCTAACTGTCGCCTAGGTATCAAAGTTGCGGTTGCGACTGTTGGTGCTGTACTACCAGGCGATTTCAAAATCAAAAAAGCAAAACTACGTGGTCAACCATCACACGGCATGCTGTGTTCATTCTCTGAGCTAGGCATCGACGTAGAATCTGATGGCATCATGGAACTAGCAGAAGACGCAGCAATCGGTACTGATTTCCGCGAATTCCTAGGTCTTGACGACGTAACAGTAGACGTAGACCTAACAGCTAACCGCGCTGACTGTTTCAGCATTCGTGGTATGGCGCGTGAAGTTGGCGTTCTAAACCGTGCTGACGTAACTGAGCCTGCAGTTAACCCTGTTGCTCCAGCGATTGATGACACAGTTTCTATCGAAGTGAAAGCGACAGCAGCATGTCCACGTTACCTTGGCCGTGTGGTTAAGAACGTAAACGTTCAAGCTGAAACACCACTATGGATGCAAGAGAAGCTGCGCCGCTGTGGTATTCGTTCTATCGATCCAGTAGTAGACATCACTAACTTTGTTCTTCTAGAGCAAGGCCAGCCAATGCACGCATTTGATCTTGCTAAGATTGAAGGTGGCATCGTAGTACGTATGGCAGAGCAGGGCGAGAAGCTAACTCTACTAGACGGTAACGAAGCTGAGCTAAACGCAGATACTCTAGTTGTCGCAGACCATAACAAAGCCCTTGCTATTGCAGGTATTTTTGGTGGTGAAGAGTCTGGCGTAACCACTGAGACTAAAGACGTGCTACTTGAGTGTGCGTTCTTCGCACCAGACCACATCCGTGGCCGCGCACGTAGCTACGGTCTACACACAGATTCTTCAATGCGTTTTGAGCGTGGTGTCGATTTCGCACTACAAACCAGCGCAATGGAGCGTGCAACAGAACTTCTAGTTGAGATCTGTGGCGGTGAAGTAGCACCTGTTGTTGCAGTAGAGTCAGAAGCTGACCTACCAAAAGCAAACACAGTATCACTACGTCGCACTAAGCTAGACAGCCTACTAGGTCACCACATTGCAGACAGCGATGTTGTTGAGATCCTAGAGCGTCTTGGCCTAACTGTAGAGACTACAGACGCAGGTTGGACGGCAACAGCACCGACATGGCGTTTTGATATCGCAATCGAGCAAGACCTAATTGAAGAAGTAGGTCGTATCTACGGTTACGATAACATTCCTAACCAAAACCCAGCGGCAGCACTTAAGATGCACGTCCACGTTGAAGCGAACATTCCGCTAAAACGCGTTCGTAACCTACTTGTTGACCGTGGTTACCAAGAAGCGATCACTTACAGTTTCGTTGAGCCAGAGCAGCAAAAGCTTGTTGTTCCTGGTGTTGAGCCGCTAATCCTGCCATTCCCAATCTCTGCGGATATGTCAGCAATGCGTCTAGGCCTAATCCAAGGTCTACTAAACACTGTGGTTCACAACCAGAAACGTCAACAGCCACGCGTTCGTCTATTCGAATACGGCCTACGTTTCATCCCATGCGAGTCTGCTGAAAACGGTATGCGCCAAGAGCCTATGCTTGCAGGTGTTATCGCAGGCACTCGCAGCGAAGAGCACTGGGACATCGAAACTAACACAGTTGATTTCTTTGACCTGAAAGGCGATCTAGAAGCGGTTCTTGAGCTAACAGCTAACGAAGCAGCTTACTCTTTCGCAGCGCTTTCTGCAGAAGATAAAGCCGCGAACCCAGCGCTTCACCCAGGTCAATCTGCAGCTATTATCGTTGATGGCAAGCAAGTTGGTGTGATTGGTACGGTTCACCCAGAACTAGAGCGTAAGTTTGGTCTAAACGGCCGTACTATCGTATTCGAAGTGGAATGGTCTGCAATCAGCACTAAAGTGATCCCTGAAGCAGTTCAGCTTTCTAAGTTCCCATCAAACCGTCGTGACATCGCGGTAGTTGTTGACGAAGCAGTCGCTTCTGGCGACATCGTTGCAGCGTGTCTAGAGCAAGGTGGTGAGTTCCTGAAAGATGCGAAACTATTCGACGTTTACGTTGGTAAAGGCGTTGAAGAAGGTAAGAAGAGCCTAGCAATCGCGCTAACACTACAATCTGTAGAGCGTACGCTTGAAGATGCAGACATCGCTGGCGCGGTTGACGCTATCGTAGCTCACGTATCTGAGAAGTTCGGCGCGTCACTGCGTGACTAA